One segment of Pleuronectes platessa chromosome 21, fPlePla1.1, whole genome shotgun sequence DNA contains the following:
- the syt5b gene encoding synaptotagmin Vb: MRLVSTGVRAQRAAEPSEPEAEETTEPVHHEHSHSEHPHSEHPHSEHHEHSHPEHHPGHDYNHMKEKFMNEITHLPIPMWAVAAIVVLVLVLVACCIFCFFKKCFAKKKKPKKVRERKAGRVRKNKDAEGEAGEKEGEVKKEGEEQEKEQEKLGKLEFSLDYNFTDTQLIVGILQAQDLAAMDMGGTSDPYVKVFLLPDKKKKYETKVQRKNLCPVFNETFLFKIPYAELGGKTLVMQVYDFDRFSKHDIIGEIKIPMNSVDLGQPMQQWRDVESGEKEEQEMLGDVCISLRYVPTAGKLTVNIMEAKNLKKMDVGGLSDPFVKIVLQQNGKRIKKKKTTVKKNTLNPYFNESFSFEVPFEQIQKVQVVITVYDYDKLGSNDPIGKTFMGYGATGVGLRHWSEMLANPRRPVAQWHTLLHEEEVDALVKAKPR, encoded by the exons ATGAGGTTAGTCAGCACAGGGGTCCGGGCCCAGCGGGCCGCGGAGCCGTCTGAGCCAGAGGCAGAGGAAACGACGGAGCCGGTTCACCATGAGCACTCTCATTCAGAGCACCCTCACTCAGAGCACCCTCACTCAGAGCACCACGAGCACTCCCACCCAGAACATCACCCTGGACACGACTACAACCACATGAAAGAGAAGTTCATGAATGAAATCACTCATCTGCCAA ttcCAATGTGGGCAGTTGCAGCCATCGTTGTGCTGGTACTGGTTTTGGTGGCGTGCTGCATCTTctgttttttcaaaaaatgctttgcgaaaaagaaaaagccgaagaaggtgagggagaggaaggcAGGTCGTGTCAGAAAGAACAAGGATGCTGAAGGAGAAGCCGGAGAAAAG GAGGGGGAGGTGAAGAAGGAAggcgaggagcaggagaaggaacAGGAAAAGTTGGGTAAACTGGAATTCTCCTTGGACTACAACTTCACAGATACCCAG CTTATAGTGGGAATCCTCCAAGCTCAGGACCTCGCTGCTATGGACATGGGGGGAACCTCAGACCCCTACGTCAAAGTTTTTTTGTTACCtgacaaaaagaagaagtatGAGACCAAGGTTCAACGCAAGAATTTATGCCCCGTTTTCAACGAGACTTTCCTCTTCAAG ATCCCGTATGCAGAGCTGGGTGGAAAGACTTTGGTGATGCAAGTTTATGACTTTGACCGTTTCTCCAAGCACGACATTATTGGAGAGATAAAGATTCCCATGAACAGCGTTGATTTGGGTCAGCCAATGCAACAGTGGAGAGACGTGGAGAGTGGTGAGAAGGAGGAG CAAGAAATGCTGGGTGATGTTTGCATTTCTTTACGGTACGTACCCACTGCTGGGAAACTGACAGTGAACATCATGGAGGCAAAGAATCTGAAGAAAATGGATGTGGGAGGATTGTCAG ATCCATTTGTGAAGATCGTTCTACAGCAAAATGGGAAACgtatcaaaaagaaaaagacgacGGTGAAGAAAAACACGCTCAATCCCTACTTTAATGAAAGTTTCAGCTTTGAAGTCCCCTTCGAGCAGATACAG AAAGTGCAGGTCGTCATCACAGTGTATGACTACGACAAACTCGGGAGCAATGACCCCATTGGAAAGACCTTCATGGGCTACGGAGCAACAGGAGTGGGCCTGCGTCACTGGTCGGAGATGCTGGCCAATCCCAGACGTCCGGTTGCCCAGTGGCACACTCTCCTGCACGAGGAAGAAGTCGATGCGTTAGTCAAAGCAAAACCCCGCTAG
- the LOC128427399 gene encoding dynein axonemal assembly factor 3 translates to MEVVARQLLLLYLALMPQESMGLNEKTEVYLEVFGNGEIRAQTEEILRHAASELSLCVTETMETAAHPCLNTTLLKFKERDELARIFKSWIPPQSSSSSSERSVPIVMSKAWDYRVRQHLGTRYDSKKGCFDWDLTMKLQDKGCGVINKQQYVKWRERGLAFEMREGVYQITNPTLLSSRVFRQRGNKVAVRGYWGDIVSSPYLAFGIETDDKSLLKRQNEKHIKTAQDISFANVQALFQSLSSRRGCPTPSQSDTEGQEPSTHIAEKSVPIKDLMRLSGLSVTFLPLDSLPKLPEKEKYSHFFKTIYLSTTCVHQLGPTMTQIAAPDAVVVMELAKYVLDLNKDQEAGFAKKVASIALEAGFEPWCDRKSDDVHAVFTPETK, encoded by the exons ATGGAGGTGGTGGCTcgccagctgctgctcctctaccTGGCACTGATGCCCCAGGAAAGCATGGGACTGAACG AGAAGACAGAGGTCTACCTGGAGGTGTTTGGGAACGGTGAGATCCGCGCTCAAACAGAGGAAATACTGAGACACGCAGCATCAgagctttctctgtgtgttactGAAACAATGGAGACGGCCGCGCACCCCTGTCTGAACACAACTCTCCTCAAG TTCAAGGAGCGAGATGAGCTGGCCAGGATATTCAAATCGTGGATCCCGCCtcagtcttcatcctcatcatccgaGCGTTCTGTTCCAATCGTCATGTCCAAAGCTTGGGATTATCGGGTCAGGCAACACCTTGGAACGAGATACGACTCCAAGAAAGGCTGCTTCGACTGGGACCTTACAATGAAGCTGCAAGACAAAGGG TGTGGTGTCATCAATAAACAACAATATGTGAAATGGAGGGAGCGGGGTTTGGCATTCGAAATGAGGGAAGGTGTCTACCAAATAACCAATCCAACTTTACTGTCATCAAGAGTGTTCCGGCAG AGAGGGAACAAAGTGGCTGTGAGGGGTTACTGGGGAGACATAGTATCCAGTCCCTACCTCGCCTTTGGCATCGAAACCGATGACAAGAGTCTCCTGAAGAGACAAAATGAGAAACATATCAAG ACAGCCCAGGATATCTCCTTTGCAAATGTGCAGGCATTGTTCCAGTCGCTGTCCAGTAGAAGGGGCTGCCCCACTCCTTCCCAgtcagacacagagggacaggagCCATCCACACATATAGCGGAAAAATCTGTCCCCATTAAAG ACTTGATGCGTCTGAGCGGCCTCTCTGTGACCTTCCTGCCTCTGGACTCACTTCCCAAACTACCAGAGAAGGAGAAATATTCCCACTTCTTCAAAACCATTTACCTCTCCACTAC CTGTGTGCACCAGTTGGGCCCGACGATGACACAGATCGCAGCACCAGACGCTGTGGTTGTCATGGAGCTGGCCAA GTACGTTTTGGATCTGAACAAAGACCAGGAAGCAGGATTTGCAAAGAAAGTGGCGAGCATCGCTCTGGAGGCCGGATTTGAACCGTGGTGTGACAGGAAGAGTGACGACGTCCATGCTGTGTTCACACCAGAGACAAAATAA
- the LOC128427400 gene encoding troponin T, slow skeletal muscle — protein MSHLEDHGGHQEEEDEEQGEGEERPKYKSLVTQLAAPKIPEGDRVDFDDIHRKRMEKDLLELQTLIDVHFEQRKKEEQELIGLKERIENRRAERAEQQRVRAEKERERHTRIAEERQRKEDEEAKKRADDEAKKKKVLSNMGAHFGGFLAKVEQRRGKKQTAREIKKKTLAERRKPLAIETLREDGLRERAKEMWECIYQLESEKFDLTDKMRRQKYEINVLLNRIQHAQKFKKVHGKGKVGGRWK, from the exons AAGAACGCCCCAAATACAA GTCACTGGTCACACAGCTTGCTGCTCCAAAAATCCCCGAAGGAGACCGAGTCGACTTTGAT GATATCCACAGGAAAAGGATGGAGAAAGatcttctggagctgcagactctGATTGATGTCCACTTtgagcagaggaagaaagaggaacaggagctgATTGGACTCAAAGAAAGGATT GAGAACCGACGGGCAGAAAGAGCTGAGCAGCAGCGAGTGAGGGCTgaaaaagagcgagagagacacacacggaTTGCG gaggagaggcagaggaaggaggaCGAAGAGGCAAAAAAGAGGGCGGACGATGAagccaagaagaagaaagtgctCTCTAACATGGGCGCTCACTTCGGAGGGTTCCTGGCCAAG GTAGAGCAGAGGCGAGGAAAAAAGCAAACTGCGAGGGAAATCAAGAAGAAGACTCTGGCTGAGCGCCGTAAGCCACTGGCTATAGAAACTCTAAGAGAGGACGGTCTGAG AGAGAGAGCTAAGGAGATGTGGGAGTGCATCTACCAGCTGGAGTCTGAGAAATTTGACCTGACAGACAAAATGAGGAGGCAGAAGTACGAG ataAACGTTCTCCTCAACAGAATCCAACACGCTCAGAAATT CAAAAAGGTCCACGGTAAGGGGAAGGTTGGAGGACGCTGGAAGTGA
- the zgc:56095 gene encoding ferritin, lower subunit-like isoform X2 — protein MQSVVNQNFHAETEGDLNKLINLKLSASYTYLSLGMYFDRDDVALPKFSSFFLERSVKEREQAEKLLEYQNLRGGRILLQTIAKPSRDDWKGGLDAMTFSLDYQKTLNTCILDVHRRATSNTDPHLCDFLEQPFLTDSHETIKKLGDYIGSLTRITASETHGAMGEYLFDKHTL, from the exons aTGCAGTCTGTGGTTAATCAAAACTTCCACGCGGAGACTGAGGGAGACCTCAACAAGCTCATCAACCTGAAGCTCAGTGCATCCTACACCTACCTCTCTCTG GGGATGTATTTTGACAGGGATGATGTAGCTCTGCCAAAATTCTCCAGCTTCTTCCTGGAGCGCTCGGTGAAGGAGAGGGAGCAAGCCGAGAAGCTGCTGGAATACCAGAACCTGAGAGGAGGCCGTATTCTGCTTCAGACCATCGCT AAACCAAGTCGAGACGATTGGAAAGGTGGCCTGGATGCAATGACCTTTTCCCTCGACTATCAGAAGACCCTCAACACGTGCATCCTGGACGTGCACCGCAGAGCCACGAGTAACACCGACCCTCAC CTGTGTGACTTCCTCGAGCAGCCCTTCCTCACCGACAGCCACGAGACCATTAAGAAGCTGGGCGACTACATCGGGAGTCTGACCCGCATCACTGCGTCCGAGACACATGGCGCTATGGGAGAATACCTCTTTGATAAACACACTCTGTAA
- the zgc:56095 gene encoding ferritin, lower subunit-like isoform X1, translating to MLLVGQKYVTNPPPRQVAVEKHRNCGHTHEVNVVTVLKERKQGDKDGQGGGEVEQRHFHRAEMQSVVNQNFHAETEGDLNKLINLKLSASYTYLSLGMYFDRDDVALPKFSSFFLERSVKEREQAEKLLEYQNLRGGRILLQTIAKPSRDDWKGGLDAMTFSLDYQKTLNTCILDVHRRATSNTDPHLCDFLEQPFLTDSHETIKKLGDYIGSLTRITASETHGAMGEYLFDKHTL from the exons ATGCTGTTGGTGGGTCAGAAATACGTAACGAATCCTCCACCACGACAGGTGGCAgtagagaaacacagaaactgTGGCCATACACACGAGGTAAATGTCGTCACTGTTTTGAAGGAGCGTAAACAAGGAGATAAAGACGGGCAAGGTGGTGGAGAAGTGGAGCAGCGACACTTTCACAGAGCCG aaaTGCAGTCTGTGGTTAATCAAAACTTCCACGCGGAGACTGAGGGAGACCTCAACAAGCTCATCAACCTGAAGCTCAGTGCATCCTACACCTACCTCTCTCTG GGGATGTATTTTGACAGGGATGATGTAGCTCTGCCAAAATTCTCCAGCTTCTTCCTGGAGCGCTCGGTGAAGGAGAGGGAGCAAGCCGAGAAGCTGCTGGAATACCAGAACCTGAGAGGAGGCCGTATTCTGCTTCAGACCATCGCT AAACCAAGTCGAGACGATTGGAAAGGTGGCCTGGATGCAATGACCTTTTCCCTCGACTATCAGAAGACCCTCAACACGTGCATCCTGGACGTGCACCGCAGAGCCACGAGTAACACCGACCCTCAC CTGTGTGACTTCCTCGAGCAGCCCTTCCTCACCGACAGCCACGAGACCATTAAGAAGCTGGGCGACTACATCGGGAGTCTGACCCGCATCACTGCGTCCGAGACACATGGCGCTATGGGAGAATACCTCTTTGATAAACACACTCTGTAA